A single region of the Streptomyces caelestis genome encodes:
- a CDS encoding glycosyltransferase → MRIAFLLHNAYAMGGTVRTTMTLADTLAGRHQVELVSVFRHRETPRLGRSPEVPLRALVDRREGSADAADPLARQAGEVFPKGDSRSHQYHRLAEQRVIDWLRETDADVVVSTRAGLNALLARFGPRHAVLVGQEHLTHDNHSHRLRTELQRWYGGLDALVTMTEADARDHRRGMRLPRTRVLAIPNSVPEPSVPPADAAAKVVVAAGRLARVKRYEMLVDAFALAGAACPDWSLRIYGDGAERARIADRIAHHGLGDRVLLMGSATPIEAEWAKGSIAAVTSAHESFGMTIVEAMRCGLPVVSTDCPHGPGEIIRHGVDGCLVPRDSTRGVADALLALMRDDGRRAEMGRAARASAAKRFTPEGVADRYERLFSTLVEERAERSAPPPGLADWRDRATVLAATAGILARGAVRRGRRKLGWVG, encoded by the coding sequence GTGCGTATCGCCTTCTTGCTGCACAACGCCTACGCGATGGGCGGCACCGTACGGACGACCATGACACTCGCCGACACGCTCGCCGGGCGGCACCAGGTGGAACTCGTGTCGGTCTTCCGGCACCGCGAGACACCACGGCTGGGGCGGTCGCCGGAGGTGCCGCTGCGGGCCCTGGTGGACCGGCGCGAGGGATCCGCGGACGCGGCGGACCCCCTCGCCCGGCAGGCCGGGGAGGTCTTCCCGAAGGGGGACAGCCGCTCGCACCAGTACCACCGGCTCGCCGAGCAGCGGGTCATCGACTGGCTGCGGGAGACGGACGCCGACGTCGTCGTGAGCACCAGGGCCGGACTCAACGCGCTGCTGGCCCGGTTCGGACCACGACATGCCGTGCTCGTCGGCCAGGAGCACCTCACCCACGACAACCACTCGCACCGGCTGCGGACGGAACTCCAACGCTGGTACGGCGGTCTCGACGCGCTGGTCACCATGACCGAGGCCGACGCGCGCGACCACCGGCGCGGCATGCGGCTGCCGCGCACCCGGGTGCTGGCCATCCCCAACAGCGTCCCCGAACCCTCGGTGCCGCCGGCCGACGCGGCGGCCAAGGTCGTCGTCGCGGCGGGACGGCTGGCCCGCGTCAAGCGGTACGAGATGCTGGTCGACGCGTTCGCCCTGGCCGGTGCGGCCTGCCCCGACTGGTCCCTGCGCATCTACGGGGACGGCGCGGAACGCGCCCGGATAGCCGACCGGATAGCCCACCACGGCCTGGGTGACCGGGTCCTCCTGATGGGTTCGGCCACTCCCATCGAGGCCGAGTGGGCCAAGGGCTCCATCGCCGCGGTGACCTCCGCGCACGAGTCGTTCGGGATGACGATCGTGGAAGCCATGCGCTGCGGCCTGCCCGTGGTGAGCACCGACTGCCCCCACGGGCCCGGCGAGATCATCCGCCACGGTGTGGACGGCTGTCTCGTCCCGCGCGACAGCACCCGGGGCGTGGCCGACGCTCTGCTGGCACTGATGCGGGACGACGGACGGCGTGCGGAGATGGGCAGGGCCGCCCGGGCCAGTGCGGCGAAACGATTCACCCCGGAGGGCGTCGCCGACCGCTACGAGCGGCTGTTCAGCACCCTGGTGGAGGAGCGGGCCGAGCGGTCCGCTCCACCGCCCGGACTGGCCGACTGGCGCGACCGTGCCACCGTGCTCGCCGCCACGGCAGGCATCCTCGCCCGCGGAGCGGTGCGCCGCGGACGGCGCAAGCTGGGGTGGGTCGGATGA